From the genome of Candidatus Defluviilinea proxima:
CCGCGTTGGAACGCAAGAAGATCGAAACTGAATACAAGGAAGTGACCGGCCTCATCAAGGAATTGACCACGCTGTTGAAATCGCCGAAGTTGATGCGCGGTGTGGTGGCGGACGAATTGCAGAAGGTCAAGTCGCTTTACGCGGACCGACGCCGCACCCAGATCGTGGATGTGACGAAGGGCGGCAAGACCGGTAAATCGTTGACGGCTTCGGATGTGTTGCCGCAACAACAAGTATGGATCGGTGTGACCGCAGATGGATTGGTCTCGCGCACCGTGGATGAAAAGGAACCGAAACATTCAGGCAATGACGCGCCGCGTTGGTTGGTGAAAGCCTCGACCACCGACACGATCTACTTTGCCTCGAAATCAGGCCGTGCCGCGGCAGTGGCCGTGCACGTGATTCCACAGGCGGAGAAGCTATCGCAAGGCTCGTTGTACTACAAGGTCTCGCCGTTGCAGGAAACGGACTCGCTCGCGGCAGTGTTCGCTTTGCCTTCGAGAAAATCGGCCTTGCCCGAAGAGACGTGTGTTATCACAACGACGCGCTTCGGCATGATCAAGAAGAGTCTGGTCAGTGAATTGCCCGGGCCTTCAGCGCAGACGTTCGTGTTGGTGAAGGTGAACGAAGGCGACCGCTTGATCGAAGTAGGCCTGACCGATAACAAGAAGAAAGAAGTATTGCTCGTCACTGCGGCGGGCATGGCGATCCGCTTCAAGGAAGATGACGTGCGCCCGATGGGACTCGTGGCGGCGGGCGTCAACGGTATGAAATTGGACGATAAGGATGAAGTCGTTGGCGTGGAGATTCTCCCGACCGATGGCGAGATCTTCCTGCTCACGAATGACGGTAAAGCCAAACGGCTGGATCAGAAAGAATTCCCAACACAGGGACGGTACGGCAAGGGCGTCATCGCCTGGGAACTCTCGGGCAAGACCAAACTCGTCGGTGTGGTTGCGGATAAACCGAGTCACATGGCGACCATCCACTTGAGCAAAGGCGCGCCCAAGTCCACACGGCTGGATGCGGCTGGCTTACGCAAACGCGCCGCCTCGAAGGGGGATGTGGTCGTGGAAGTGAAACCCGGCGAGGAAGTCCTCTCCGTCAATGTGAATTGGACGGTGGAGAAGTTTGTGGAAGGGGAGAAACCAAAGGCCGCCCTTGCAAAAGCAAAGGCGAAACCTGCGGCGACATCGTCCCCGAAGGGGAAGGCGAAAGCGAAAGTGCCTGCGAAGAAGCCAGCAACTAAAAAGCCTGTTACAAAGAAGGTTGTGAAGAAAACAAAGTCCCCGAAGGGGAAGAAGAAATAAGATTGTGCCTAAAATCTCCGAGTTCTTTAAGAACTCGGAGATTTGATTTGGAGGTCCCTATGCCTCGCAGATTCATCCCGTTCGTTCCTGAATTGCATTATCACATTTACAACCGCGGCAACAACCGTGAGCGGATCTTCTTTGAGTCTGAAAATTATCTGTTCTTTCTCAAGAAGATCAAAGAATATCTTGTCCCCGTTATGGATATTCTGGTGTATTGCTTGATGCCAACTCATTATCATGTTGTGGGGCGTGTAAAACTGACGCCACAGACATCCGAGATTTTAAAAATCTCGGATGTCTCTTCCTCCATGATGAAACTCTCTGTTTCATACACTAAGGCTATCAACAAGCGGTTTCAACGTGTTGGTGTTTTATTTCAGGGACAATTTCAGGCCAAACCGATTTTGACTTCCTCTTATTTGCTAAACCTATGCCGCTATATTCACGGCAACCCTGTCAAAGACGGGCTTGTTGCCGATATTGTCCAATGGCCATATTCGAATTATCTCGAATGGATCGGTGAACGTGACGGCAAACTGGTTGACAAAGCCTTTGTTCAAGATAACTTTGATACTGCTGATGAGTATCGCAAATTCGTTTTGGAGTATTTGCGTACACGACAATTGCCTGATGATGTTCAGAGCTATCTGGATGCACTTGATACTTAATGGCAAAGACCTCCGAGTTCTTTAAGAACTCGGAGGTCTTGTTTACATCTTTTTGGAACATCCATAGGGGAAACAAGCGTCTCCTTGTATAATTCAAACCGTTATTAAGGAGATATCCACATGAAACGTTTTTCAATTCTCATCCACGCACTCGCCTTCACACTGATCGTCAGTGCGTGTGGTGCGCAGGCAACACCCACGATCAATGCGGCTGATATAAACAGCACGGCGGTCGCGGCGGCGCTCACATTACTGGCACAGACTCAAGCCGCCATCCCAACCGCTACATTGCCTCCGCCAACAGCGGCCCCTACGAATACCTTGGAGGTCTTCGTCACCCCGACTCCCTTGCCAACTTTGGAATTCACATTGACCCCGGCGCCCACCGAGAATCCCAGTGCAAGTGATCCGTGCATAAATAGTGTCCTACCCGATTCCCTGACGGGAAAGCCCATCAAGATCCGCATCGACAACCCAACCAAAGGGACCATCAACCTCACGGTGTATCTACAGTCCGGTAATCCACAGGGTGTCTGCGGTTACCGTGCCTATGTTCTTGGTCCGCAAGACTCGCTTGTCATTAATGATCTGGTCGAAGGTTGTTATAGTCTTTGGGCGTGGAACCCTGATCCTAAAGACTATTTCATGGTGACGAACGGAACCAGTTGCTTGAACAGTTCCAGCAGTGCGACGTTCGACATTACAGACCACGGCATCAAATATAGAAACTAGACTTCTCTCAGAATTAGATTTCCACATCCACTGACTTTCCCTGCGGAAGCCAGTGGATTTTTTCTTTGATATCTGACGCTTCAAAAACTTTCCTTGCGGCTGTTTCTGTTTCCTTGAAATGTTTCCACCCTTCGTAATGGATGGGGATCACCGTCCGTGGGTTGAGTGTCTGTGCGATCTGTATCGCCTCATGGGCATTGAATGTAAAACGGATCGGCCCCATGATCGGAAACTGCACGCCGCCAATATGCACGATCGCTGTCCCGATCTTGAATCGTTGCCCAATCTCGCGCAAGCCATTGAACCAGACCGTATCGCCAGAGATGTATAACGCCCCGTGTTTTTGTCCCTGCCATTCGAGGACGAAGCCGGTCGTCTCGCCCACGAGAATGTGACTACCCAATGTGCCATGTCTTGCTGGGACGGCTGTCACTTTGATCTCTACATCCTGCGCTTTGAGTGTTGTGCTCTGCCATGGTCCCAGCCCGAGGGCATTGCCATTCAATCTCTTCTCTCCTGCGCGAGTGGTGATAACTTTCCCTGCCTTGGGTAACAGTGCACGACCTGCACGGTCGAGATTATCTTCATGATGGTCATGGCTCAAGAGGACGGCATCAATTTTCCCGAGAGCATCTGCAGGTGTGGCAGGCTCGGTCAACTTAACGGAGCTTGTCCCGTAGCCAAACGCATACTGTCCGCCTGCTGGGTCAAAGACCGGGTCGGTCAGGATACGCAGCGAGCCGATTTCCATGAGTAGTGTGGCAGTGCTAATGTGTGTCAGTTGAATGTTCATTATGCAATTCCCGTTATAAAGTTTAGATGCCAAGAATCTTGAGCAGTCTCTCGTCTTTCAAAAACATCACTCTGTTTTTCTTCTTTGAAGGTTCCAGCCCTGTTGCCTTTTCCAGTTTTTCTGCAAGTTCATACACGTCCGCTTCGTATTTGTCGAGCGGTGTCGAGATCATAACTGTGTCCGTGTCCATGTGAATGCCCAACCGTGATTGGAGTCTGGCAAAGCCTGTGGAACCGTCAAAGATCGGGAAGCCTTCGTAGAATCCCAACAGCGTGGACGGTTCCGACATCCGCGTCAACAGTTCTTCGGGCAGAGGAAGCGTTTGCGGGTTTGATGTGAGGAAGTCCACGGCTTGGCGGATGACCGGCTCACGTTCGGTGTAATCCAATTCATCGGTGGAGTAGCGATTATAGAACGCCGCCAATTGAGAAGGCTTCCAATAAAAGGTAATATCGTTCTGAGACTCTACAACAGGCCGTTCGTCAAAGTAAGAAGCGTAAGAAATCCCCAATGCCCTCAACGCAGGGATCAACGTACTCGTATTCGTAGACATCTGCAATTCGACAATGTCTGCTGTTACATCGCGAGTCTTATCATAGATCAAAATCCCATCCCTTCCGGAGAGATAGTCCATGCCGTTGATGCGCAATCCATGCAGGTCTGAATCGAAGAGCAAACGTTTGGGGCCAAGTTGAATTTCAAATTGCATATCTTATTCTACCGCCACCCACTTGCGCCAAACAACACTTGAAAGAACTCATTCTCTTCTTCCAATGTCATCGGGCGGGAGCGGGCATAATCCACGAACTCGATAGGCAACAGCTCTGTGCTGATGTAACGCCCATTATAAAAAACATGCAGGTCAATCATTCCCTGA
Proteins encoded in this window:
- a CDS encoding MBL fold metallo-hydrolase yields the protein MNIQLTHISTATLLMEIGSLRILTDPVFDPAGGQYAFGYGTSSVKLTEPATPADALGKIDAVLLSHDHHEDNLDRAGRALLPKAGKVITTRAGEKRLNGNALGLGPWQSTTLKAQDVEIKVTAVPARHGTLGSHILVGETTGFVLEWQGQKHGALYISGDTVWFNGLREIGQRFKIGTAIVHIGGVQFPIMGPIRFTFNAHEAIQIAQTLNPRTVIPIHYEGWKHFKETETAARKVFEASDIKEKIHWLPQGKSVDVEI
- the gyrA gene encoding DNA gyrase subunit A codes for the protein MDLGTIRKIDIDTEMQQSYLDYAMSVIVARALPDARDGLKPVQRRILYAMYDMGIRADSAYKKSARIVGEVLGKYHPHGDSAVYEAMARMAQDFSMRTLLVDGQGNFGSVDGDPPAAMRYTEARLTPAALDILFDLNKDTVDFTSNFDDTLEEPGVLPAALPNLLVNGATGIAVGMATSIPPHNLGEIIDAIIYMLDKWEKLDDIDVEQLMKFVQGPDFPTGGIIVLDNKEENPIESAYGSGRGRVTVQAKAHVEEMERGKSRIIVTELPYMVNKSSLIERIADLARDGYLEGLSDLRDESDRQGMRIVLEMTKNADPDVVLRELYKRTPMQTTFSINLLALVDGEPRTLTLKQALRVYVEHRLEVIKRRAEFDLDKAKARAHILEGYMVALKNLDELIELIRSASDVETARAKLMKRYKLTELQATAILDMQLRRLAALERKKIETEYKEVTGLIKELTTLLKSPKLMRGVVADELQKVKSLYADRRRTQIVDVTKGGKTGKSLTASDVLPQQQVWIGVTADGLVSRTVDEKEPKHSGNDAPRWLVKASTTDTIYFASKSGRAAAVAVHVIPQAEKLSQGSLYYKVSPLQETDSLAAVFALPSRKSALPEETCVITTTRFGMIKKSLVSELPGPSAQTFVLVKVNEGDRLIEVGLTDNKKKEVLLVTAAGMAIRFKEDDVRPMGLVAAGVNGMKLDDKDEVVGVEILPTDGEIFLLTNDGKAKRLDQKEFPTQGRYGKGVIAWELSGKTKLVGVVADKPSHMATIHLSKGAPKSTRLDAAGLRKRAASKGDVVVEVKPGEEVLSVNVNWTVEKFVEGEKPKAALAKAKAKPAATSSPKGKAKAKVPAKKPATKKPVTKKVVKKTKSPKGKKK